The DNA sequence CGTCTTTACACCCGTGGTGGTGCAGCCCAGCGTCGCCCAGGCGGCCATGATCGGCCGACCGGTGTCCATGCCCCGAGTTATCCGTCTGGCCGCGGAATATACCCGGAGGGCAGGTGAAGGAAGTTTTGCCGTGGTGGAGGTAACCGAGCAGGAAATCATGGACGCCATGCTGCTAGCCAACCGCAACGGCCATATCGCCTGCACCCAGGGGGGGGAATCCCTAGCCGGACTGCAGATGGCGCTTAAGACCGGACTGGTGAAGAAAAACGAAGTGGCCGTGGTAGACGCCACGGCGCACCATTTAAAATTCATCGGTTTTCAACAGATGTACTTCGACAACACCTTTCCGTCGGAGTTCGAGATTATCCCTAAACCGGAATATCAAAACCACCCCCAACTGCTTATTCCCGAATCACCCCCCGGGGAAAGCCCCTGGTCGGAGGCAGAACAGAGGATATTCACCCAGGACATGGTGCGTCAGGTAGCCGCAGTATTGGGCTTGAAACCCAAGTGAGCTATCGCTAGCCGGCGTCTAGCCCGAACTGGCGCCATTCTCACTCTAGAGTGAGGATACCGGCCTTTTTCAAGGCGGCAACCCCTCCCTGTAAACCCACGGCGTTGTCAAACCCCTGGGTCTGCAACTGCCTTAAGGCCTCGTAAGAGCGCATGCCGGCATTGCAGATCAAGATGAGACGCTTATCTCTGGGAACCTCTTTGAAACGGTATTTCAAAGTCTCTTGGGGGATATTAAGCCAACGTTCTGGGAAGCGGGCCACAAAGGGCGCGGCATTAGCCGCTCCCCTGACATCCAGACAGATGACATCGTCCCTGGCTTCCTCCAGGAACAGGCGTTGAAACTCCGTTAGGCTGATGGATTGATTGAAACCGGTCACAAGGTTCTCGGCCGTGTTGGCGACGGTGTTAACAATGTCCAAGGCCGTGGCATAGGGCGGCGAATAGGCTACCTCCAAATGAGCGAGGTCCTCAAGGTTCCCATGCTGCCCCAGGAGCGCCGCAATGCTGTTGACGCGGCCTACCACTGCGTCGCCGTTGGGACTGATCCCCTGAGCCCCCAAAAGGCGTCGGGAGCTGCTGTCCACCACCAACTGCAAGTAGATGAGCTCCTGGGTGGGATAGAAGTGCGCATGATCCTGCTGCACCACCAAAGCCGCCTCAGCCGTCAGACCCTCATTGCGGGCGGTCTCGAGGGTGAGGCCGGTACCCGCAACGCCGAGATCAAAGACTTTCAGGGTAAAGCTGCCTACGATATCAGGAAAGGTGGCGTAACCCCCGGCGATATTAGTGCCAATAACCCGACCTTGCCGGTGCGCCAGGGAAGTTTCGGGGAAGTAGATGGTCTTTCCGGTGAGCAGATGAGGATACTCAATGCAGCCCCCGCCAGCATAAATGTCGGGATCTGATGTCTGCAGCCGCTGATTGACCAACAGCCCCCCATTGGGGGAGGCCAGCAGCCCGGCGGAAACGGCCAATTCTGTCCTGGGTTCCGCCCCTAAGGCGACGATTACCAGGTCCGCCGGCAAACGGTGGGTTGAGGTGATCACCTCCAGAGAATGTTCTCCCGGAGCGGCCAGGATTTCCTGGACCGACTCCTCTAAAAAAACCTGTACTCCCCGACACTGAACCTCATATTGCACCATGCGGGCCAGGGGCACATCCAATAAACCCGGCAATACCTGAGAGCCCGGCTCAACCAACGTGGTCTCCACGCCCCACAAATCGCTCACCGCTGCAGTCATTTCCAATCCGCGGGGGCTGGCGCCGATGATGACCGCTTTAGCCACTTCTCCTTGAGATATGCGCCTCTTCACTGCCTCAGCCTGCATCAGCGTGGCAACACTCACCACTCCGGGCAGTTCGGCTCCGGCGACGTTCAGGGGTTTGGGCCGTCGGCCAGTGGCCAAGACCAGTTTATCATAGGATAATTTCTCCTCCGCACCAGTCTCTACCTGCCGGACCCGGACCTGCTTGGCCTGACGGTCCAAGGCAAGCGCCTGGGTCCTGGTTTTGATCCGCACATCTTTGGCATCTTCAAAGAATTCAGGGCTGCGCACCATTTGAAAACTGGCTGTCATCAACCCCTGAAGTTCCCCTACGTCACCTGAGATATAATACGGGATCCCGCAGGCGGAATAGGCAATCTCCTCCTGCTGATCAATCACGGTTACGTCCCACTCCGGTTTCAGGCGCTTCAACCGGCAGGCGACTTTAGGTCCGAGAACCCCACCGCCGATAATCAGAATCCTTTCGCATGCCATAGATTTTCTCCTCATTATGCTGACGGCTTAACGCCTAAAGTTAGAAAAAACGATTATGCCATTGCTACTCAAACATAAATCATCATGCTAGCGGCAAACCCGGTGTGCCGTCACAGCTTAAAGTAAATACCGGATTCTACCCAGCAGGGAGCATCTGCATTGGGCGGCAAATTGGTCTTAAACCTTTTATGTTGGCCCGGTTTGGCCGACTTCCACCGAAGGTTCATTGTGTCTCATAGTATACTGAGAAGCAAGGAAAACCTCTGGCGGCTTTCAACCCTATTAACTTTCTCCTTAACAGGAGGAATTTTAAGGTGATATTGTTGTCGAAGTTTCTTCAAGAGACGCGTAAGCTTTAGGAGATCGAATAAGCATTTTTTTATCCCTCCAGTTGTTTGGAGCGAATACAAGATTCGCCTCTACGGATGAGCCTGCCGCCGCTGCAGTGTTGTGAGACGGGAAAGCGTAGCACCATATCTGCGCGAACTAAAAAAAGCTTGACATATGTTTTGTCTTCAATATAATGTTTTAGACATAAAACTTTGTTAGGAAAATAAATATGAATAGCCTATCCCTAAGCGAGAGTCTGGAAGATTACCTTGAAGCAATTTTTCATATTGTGCTGGAAAAGCAGGTTGCCCGGGTCAAGGATATCGCCAGCCGCCTGAAGGTGCATAAGTCCTCGGTAACCGCAGCACTGCGGAACCTGGCCGACCGCAAGCTTGTCAACTACGCTCCTTATGACGTGATAACCCTAACCCCGCAGGGAGCTACCCTGGCAAAGGATGTGGTGCGCCGTCATGAAGCCCTGAGCGATTTTTTCGTTAAGGTTTTGACTATTGATAAGACCCTGGCAGAAGAGGCCGCCTGTCGAATGGAGCATGCCATGCCGCGGGTTATTGTAGATCGACTGATCCTCTTCAGCGAGTTCCTGGAAGTTTGCCCACGGGCTGGCAAAAAATGGATTCGCGGTTTTCAGCACTTTTGCGATGACGCCCTGGAACAGCAGAACTGCGAGCGTTGCATCAGTCTGTGCCTAGATGATGTGAAAAAAAAACAGAAACAAGAAGGGGGAATGATGACTCTACCCCTCAGGGAACTAAAACCCGGCCAGAAAGGAAAAATCCTCGCCGTAAAAAATGAAGGTGATCTCGGTAAACGGATCGCAGACATGGGCATAACCCCTGGTACCTTGGTGGAGGTCGAGCGGGTAGCGCCTCTTGGTGACCCCATCGACATCAAGGTCAAGGGATATCACCTGTCTTTGCGCCGGGACGAAGCTACGGGGATAACCGTAGAATTGCACTGAGGTCAGGCGGCTATGAGATGCAAAAGAAGGGCTGGGGTTGCAATAGCGCCGCCTCTGGGGAGGCCTCTGACGCTGGTGCCGGTAGGGCAGCGGGTTCACCTGGTTGCAGTGCAGGCTG is a window from the Desulfobacca acetoxidans DSM 11109 genome containing:
- a CDS encoding FAD-dependent oxidoreductase, which encodes MACERILIIGGGVLGPKVACRLKRLKPEWDVTVIDQQEEIAYSACGIPYYISGDVGELQGLMTASFQMVRSPEFFEDAKDVRIKTRTQALALDRQAKQVRVRQVETGAEEKLSYDKLVLATGRRPKPLNVAGAELPGVVSVATLMQAEAVKRRISQGEVAKAVIIGASPRGLEMTAAVSDLWGVETTLVEPGSQVLPGLLDVPLARMVQYEVQCRGVQVFLEESVQEILAAPGEHSLEVITSTHRLPADLVIVALGAEPRTELAVSAGLLASPNGGLLVNQRLQTSDPDIYAGGGCIEYPHLLTGKTIYFPETSLAHRQGRVIGTNIAGGYATFPDIVGSFTLKVFDLGVAGTGLTLETARNEGLTAEAALVVQQDHAHFYPTQELIYLQLVVDSSSRRLLGAQGISPNGDAVVGRVNSIAALLGQHGNLEDLAHLEVAYSPPYATALDIVNTVANTAENLVTGFNQSISLTEFQRLFLEEARDDVICLDVRGAANAAPFVARFPERWLNIPQETLKYRFKEVPRDKRLILICNAGMRSYEALRQLQTQGFDNAVGLQGGVAALKKAGILTLE
- a CDS encoding metal-dependent transcriptional regulator — protein: MNSLSLSESLEDYLEAIFHIVLEKQVARVKDIASRLKVHKSSVTAALRNLADRKLVNYAPYDVITLTPQGATLAKDVVRRHEALSDFFVKVLTIDKTLAEEAACRMEHAMPRVIVDRLILFSEFLEVCPRAGKKWIRGFQHFCDDALEQQNCERCISLCLDDVKKKQKQEGGMMTLPLRELKPGQKGKILAVKNEGDLGKRIADMGITPGTLVEVERVAPLGDPIDIKVKGYHLSLRRDEATGITVELH